ACGCCGTTGATCACGAGGTTGCGGACCTCGCCGTCGATGTCCACGTCGGACAGCCAGACCCCGCGCATCCGCGCCCGGTGGAAGTCGACGTCGTGGAAGCGGGCGCCGGCCAGCCGCACCGTCCGGAAGCGCGCGCCGCTCAGGTCCTGCCCGGTGAAGTCCGCCATGGTCAGAGGGTACGCACGGCGACGGTCTCACCGTCGGCGACCTCGCCGGTGCGGACGAACCCGAGCCCGCGGTAGAACGGTTCCGGGCCGCCGTCGCGCGGCACGTAGGTCACGTAGCACGCCGTGGTCCCGCGGGAGCGCAGCTCGGCGCAGGCCGCCTCGACCGCGAACGTGCCGTACCCCTTGCCCTGCTCGCCGCCGGCGATGTTGAGGCGCCACAGGCCGGAGCGCCGGTCGGTGTCGTCCGGGTCCCGCCACGGCAGGTCCACGAATGCCATCAGGAACCCGACCAGCCGGTCATCGTCGTAGACCAGCCGGGGCCAGGCGTGGTCGCCGTACGCGTACGCCTCCGCGAGCGAGTGCTCGACGGACGCCACCAGATCCTGCTGGTCGTCGCGGACCGACAGCTTCAGCGCGGCCTCGTAGTTCCTCGGTGTCACGCGTTCCAGACGCATGACCGCAGGATAGGCGTCAGGGGTGAGCGATTTTCGGGTCCTTACCGGCCGGTTTGCGGATCGGTGGTTGACCCCGACGCGACGTCATGGTTTGCCATGGTGGGGTGAAACGAGCTTCGGGGGCGTACCTCGCCTCATACGTGCTGTCGTTGCTCGGCAACTCGGTTGCCGGGGTGGCGTTGCCGCTGATCGTGCTGCAGACCACCGGGAGCGTGCTGGCCACCGGCGCGGTGGCGATCGCGTCGGCGTTACCGGCGGCAGTCGCCGGCCTGCTGATGGGCGTGGTGATCGACCGGATCAACCGGCGGACCGCGTCCGTGCTGACGGATCTGGTGTCGGCGGCGTCGATCGCGGCGCTGCCGTTGCTGGACTCGGCGGTCGGGCTGTCGCTGGGCTGGTTCGTGCTGTCCGCGGTGATCGGCTCGTTCGGGGACGTGCCGGGGCTGACGGCACGGGAGGCGATGCTGCCCGGGATCGTGCGCAGCGGCGGGCTGGGCACGGAACGGCTGCTCGGGCTGCGGGAGGCGAGCGGCGCGGTGGTGACGCTGATCGGGCCGGGCGTGGCGGGCGTGCTGGTCACCACGTTCGACGGTACGGGGGTCCTCTGGGTCACGGCCGCGCTCTCCGGCGCAGCGGCCCTGGTCACGCTGCTGATCCCGCGCGAGGCCGGCGCGCTCGCGACCACCGGCCCGCTCGGCGCGCCCACCCCGACCGGACCGGTGGGCGCGGGTCCGGGGCGGGTGCGGTTGCGGGACGGCTGGCGGGTGCGGTTGCGGGACGGCTGGCGGGTGCTGATCGGGTCACCGTTCCTGGTGGTGACGACCGTGTTGAGCACGGTGCTGGTGCTGGTGCTGAGCGCGTTCCAGGCGCTGGTGCTGCCGGTGTACTTCACCCTCGCCGGCCGCCCGGAGCTGCTCGGGTTCGTGCTCAGCGCGCTCGCGCTCGGCCTGCTCGCCGGCGGCGGCACCTACGCGGCCGTGGGTGGCCGGGGACCGCGCCGGGCCTGGTTCGTGGTCGGCGCGCTGTGCACGGTCGCCGGGTTCGGCGGGATGGCGTCGCTGGCGTCACCGTGGCTGGTGCTGGCGGCGGCGGGCGTGGTCGGGCTCGGCAACGGCCTGTTCGGCAGCCTGCTCGGCGTGCTCATGGTGGAGCGGATCCCGGACGGCATGCGCGGCCGCATCATGGGCACGCAGAATGCGATCATGACGCTCGCCCCGGCGCTCGGCATGGGGGCGGCCGCGGTGCTGACCGAGTGGTCCGGCGCCCGGACGGCCGCGGTCGCGCTGGCCGTGGCCTGGGCGGTCACCGCGGCCTACGCTCTGTGGGCACCGGCGCTCCGCACCCTGAGGCCCGCCGGGCCGCCCGCCACCCGCGCACCACGGCCGGACCAGCCGGCACGGCAGCCGGACCTGCCGGACCAGCCCGAGCGGCAGGACGGGCAGCCGGACCAGGCGGAGCGGTGGCCGGGGCAGCGCGAGCGGGTGCCGGAACGGCGTGAGCAGGAGCCGGAACGGCGTGAGCAGGAGCCTGGGGAGCTGGTGGGATGAACAGCGGCGAGATCGCCCGGCTGGCCGGGGTCAGCGTGCGCACGCTGCGGCACTATCACCGGGTCGGCGTGCTGCCGGAGCCGCGGCGGCGGGCGAACGGCTATCGGGAGTACGCGGTCGGCGACCTGATCCTGTTGCTGCGCGTCCGCCGGCTGACCGAGATCGGCGTGCCGCTCGACGAGATCCCGGCGCTGCTGGGGTCGGCGACGCACGCGG
This genomic window from Catenuloplanes niger contains:
- a CDS encoding GNAT family N-acetyltransferase, with amino-acid sequence MRLERVTPRNYEAALKLSVRDDQQDLVASVEHSLAEAYAYGDHAWPRLVYDDDRLVGFLMAFVDLPWRDPDDTDRRSGLWRLNIAGGEQGKGYGTFAVEAACAELRSRGTTACYVTYVPRDGGPEPFYRGLGFVRTGEVADGETVAVRTL
- a CDS encoding MFS transporter, coding for MKRASGAYLASYVLSLLGNSVAGVALPLIVLQTTGSVLATGAVAIASALPAAVAGLLMGVVIDRINRRTASVLTDLVSAASIAALPLLDSAVGLSLGWFVLSAVIGSFGDVPGLTAREAMLPGIVRSGGLGTERLLGLREASGAVVTLIGPGVAGVLVTTFDGTGVLWVTAALSGAAALVTLLIPREAGALATTGPLGAPTPTGPVGAGPGRVRLRDGWRVRLRDGWRVLIGSPFLVVTTVLSTVLVLVLSAFQALVLPVYFTLAGRPELLGFVLSALALGLLAGGGTYAAVGGRGPRRAWFVVGALCTVAGFGGMASLASPWLVLAAAGVVGLGNGLFGSLLGVLMVERIPDGMRGRIMGTQNAIMTLAPALGMGAAAVLTEWSGARTAAVALAVAWAVTAAYALWAPALRTLRPAGPPATRAPRPDQPARQPDLPDQPERQDGQPDQAERWPGQRERVPERREQEPERREQEPGELVG